The sequence CGTGGGCGGCATCGACGAGCTGTACATCGAAAACAATCCCTGGTGGGTGACGGATGGCACAACGAACATCATCGAAGCCATCAGAAGCCTCGGGCTCATTCGCAGGGACCAGACAACGGGAGGCCTCATGCTCTCTGTCACGGGAACCCGCAACATCGCTGTCAGCGCAGGAACGCTGTGGAGCAACTTAAATGAGTTCGACTTGGCTGCCGTCGATACCTCCGCGGCGGGAACAATAGAGTACTACTGGTACAAAGCGGGAACCGGCTGGCAAACATCGGATGTTTCGCAGTACTCAGTGACGCAGTGGAACGATGTCACGCAGGCGGCACTGCAAACCATGGAGAACAACAAGTACGGGAACGTCTGGGTGTACACGGAAGTGGTCAATGACAACCCCTCGGTGGCCTTGCTGTACCCGCAAGCCCAGTATAACACCGCTGCGGAGGCAGAGGCCACGAATGCCCCCTCCAACATCCCGACGCACATTACCGAAATGGGAATGCTGATCGGACGGATCATCATCAAGAAAGGGGTGGATACCCCGGTTGCGGTCGAATCGGCATTCGGAACAACCTTCAGCGCCAGTGTCACCACGGACCACGGCAATCTGGCGGGCCTCACGGACGACGACCACACGCAGTACCTCCTCTTAACTGGTAGAAGTGGACAGCGCGTGAATGACTCCGTGGAATTCACCGGAACGGCCTCCGGACGCATCTTAAGCTTCGGCACGCGACTGACGGGATCAGGCAATGTCTCCATCCGCACCCTCACGGACTCCACCACCGCCTTCCAGGTGCTCGATGCTGACGGAGGTAATCCCGTCTTCAACATCGATACGGACAATGAGCGCGTGGGCATCGGCACCACCGCGCCCGAAACCGCACTCGAAGTCGTGGGCACCGCCTCGGGCAACTACATTTTCGGGCAGCAGGGACTGGGCTCCTCGGGGGCGCTCGCAGTCCTCGGGAACATCTATAACAGAGCGGATAATGCGAAGCATTACTTCGGCGCGGGCAACGACGCCTCCATTACCTACGACGGAACGAATATGTTGATAAACCCCAAGGAAGTGGGGACGGGGGAGTTGAGGGTTTCGGGCAACGTGAACATCGGCTCAACAACCACAGCAAACATGGCGCAGGTTGCAGAGCTGAATGTAAGAGGGACGGATGCGGGCATTTTGATTGACGGCAATAATTCCAACAACTGGCTCAAACTCCAATATTCAACTGGCGGGGGCCATGTTCTCTTCACAACCCCAGCAGTCGAGTGGGTCTACCGTCTTAACCAAGCAAGTCTTGACGCTGATTTCGTGATTGGCAGGTACGCAGCCAATATCGTTGAGATGCGAGGCAGGTACAACTACAACGCTGGGGTAAGCCACAGCCTTCTTTTGACAGGTGGGCGATGGAATAATGCCCCCGCTGGGAATCTCTACCTTCGTGGAGGACAGGGGCTTGGAGTCGGTGCGCCTGGTGTCATTAAGCTTCAATCACCCGACGGAACGCAGGATATTCTTACGACCAGCGCAACAGACAATCACCTTCATTCTCCAGACAACATCAAGCACCTATACGGCACAGGGGACGACGCCTCCATTACCTATGACGGGACGAACATGGTGATCAATCCGAAGGAAGTGGGAAGTGGATACCTGAAAATCCCCGGCACCGCCTCGGGCAATTACATCTTCGGGCAGCAGGGGCTCGGCGCATCGGGTGCCGTGGTGATCAAAAAACTCTCCGGCACGGGCACGGGCAACATCTTCATCGTCGATACCAAGGGACTCGTCTACGATGCGACGAACAAAAGAGTGGGGATTGGGACGGCAAGTCCGGAGTATACACTCGACGTGAACGGAGGGGCGGCTGTGAGCAATCTCCAAATGGGAGATGTGGGGTACGGGGCGTTCTTCCCGGGCCTGACGTACAAGGGAAACGCAGCGGGAGGCTACGCGATGTTCACCACAAACGGAGGGGCCTACACCGTCCTGAATAAGAGCACCGCCGACGGACACATCGGATTCAGGGTGAACAACGTGGACAAGATGGTCGTCGATGAAAACGGCAACGTGGGCATCGGCACAATCACTCCCGAAAACAGGCTCGAAGTCGTCGGCTCCATGTCCGGCCGCACGCTGCAGGTGACGGGCACGGGGGCGGCACCGTTGATCTACACGGATACGACAACGGGAAGAGTGGGCATTGGCACAGCAACACCGGGCTACGTGCTCGATGTGCAGCACGCCACCGACAAGATCAACTCCAAGAACGGCTACCTGACGGACGGAGCCGACTACGCCGAGTACTTCCCGAATGAAGAGAATATTCTGGAAGGTTCGCTCGTCGGCATCAACATGGAAACGGGCAAGGCGCGCCGGTACCGCTTCGGCGACGAATTCATCGGCATCGCATCGGATGGACACGGATTCGTGGGCAACGGGAAGAGGGGCATCGAAGATAACCCGAAGTATGCGCTCGTGGGGCTGCTCGGCCAGCTCACCGTTCGTCCGGAGGAAGTGACGATCAGGGGACGCCTGGTCTTTACCCGGGACGGCAAACGGATCGGTCTCTTGCTCGAGAACGGAAAAGTGCTGCTGCGGTGATATCTGAGGAACCGGTGCATACACGTTTGCGGACGTATTCAGCGACTGTTACGATAACGCAGGCTTCCCCTTTCACTACATGGTGCCTCCGACGCTCCTCACCAAGACGTGCACGTCTGTTTTCGTGCTCTCTCTGCTTTTGCCCTCAATGGCATCAGCAGCAGAAACCGCCGCGTTCAAAGACATCCCATCGGGTTCGCCCGTGGCGGAAGCTGCAGAGTATCTGCGCAGTGTCGACATCCTGAGTGGATATCCCGACGGTACCTTCCGTCCCGACCAGAAGGTGAACCGCGCAGAGGCGATCAAAGTCATCATCGGTCCCCTGCTCAAGAAAGAAGCGCTGCAGGAGCTCATCTCGACCCCATTCACGGATATCAAAACCGGAGAGTGGTACCTGCCCTACGTGGAGGCAGCCCGTCAGAACTCCATTGTGGATGGCCCGCCCATGAGGGCCGCATTCAACGGCACGAAGCCCGTGACCAAAATGGAATTCATCAAGATGCTCCTGCTCGCCTATCGCATTGACCCCAGCTCTTATAGCGAGATCCGCCTGCCGCTCTCACAGGATGCCACCGATCCAGCCGCGTGGTACTACCCCTACTTGCGCTACGCCATCACCGCATCCATGACCGCAGTGACGGACAAGGGCACCTTCGATCCGGGGCGGGAACTCACGCGCGGCGACACTGCACTCATTCTCTACCGCTTTCTCATGTACCGATCGGGCAAGCGCACGCAGGCCCTCCTCTCGGAGGCGGAGAGCGAGATCCTCGTCGTCCTGAGCAGCCTGGAGCAGAACAATCCCGAACAGGCCGAGTACGCCTCGGCCCGCGCCCTGCTCGCTGCCCGCGGCGCGAATGCAGGAACCCCCAATCAGCCTCTCGTACAAGGCGCGCTCAAGATCACCGAGGCATTCCGTGCGATTGTGCGCGCGTACCGCGCCGGCTTGAGCCAGCAGTTTGATGAGACCATCCGCCTGTGCGGGGATGCCTGGAATCTGGCCACCCGCGGCAAGGAGTTGAGTCCCGGCTTGGCGGACCTGAGCGATCAGGTGCAGGCACTCGCCAAGAATCTCGCCGACAGTGCGAGGGCGGCGAAGGCCGGACCCGCCACCCCATGAAGAGCCCCGCTTCGCTCTCTCTTCCCGCTTTCACGGCGCGCGTCGTGAAGGGGTCGGGGCGCGGCCGCATCATCGGTTCCCCCACACTCAATCTGTCTCTGAGCGATGTCCCCCGCCCTCTCGAGTGCGGAATCTACGCCTGCCGTGTCCGGTGGAATCGGCACACCGCGGGCGCGGCGATGCACTTCGGGCCCCGCCCGGTGTTCAGAGCGGGCATCGCCTGCGAGGTGCATGTGATCGGCCTCACTATTCGCCGCGCCCCTCCGCGCATCGAAGTGGAGGTGGTGAAACGGCTGCGCAACATCGAACACTTTCAGTCCGTTGAGCTTCTGCAAGAGCAGATTGCACGGGACATCGAACAGACGAAACGCCTGATAAATGGAGGGAAATGATGAGATCCCTCGAAGAGAGTGATACTCTTTCCGTACAGTGAAACGGCTCCTCCGCTCCCTCAAGAAAGCAATCTCCCAGCGCAGTCCCGTGCGCCTGGTCTGGCACCATGCCAAGGCCTTCGTGGCCGCCCTCGTGTACGGATTCCCCGCACGAAAACTCACCGTCATCGCAGTCACCGGCACCGACGGCAAGACGACGACGGTCGGCATGACGGCGCACATTCTGGCCGATGCAGGCATCCGGGCGGGCGCGCTCTCCACGGCTTTTCTGCGCATCGGGGATCACACGGAATGGAACGCCACCCAGAAGACCTCTCCCTCCCCGTTCCTCATTCAGAGATTCCTGCGCCGCCTGGTGTCGGCGGGCTGCACCCACGCCGTACTGGAGGCCTCCTCTCACGGATTGGTACAGGGACGTCTGTGTTTCACCTGGCCAAGCATCGCCGCCGTGACGAACGTGACGCCCGAACATCTCGATTACCATGGCACGATGGAGCAGTACCGTCGCGACAAGGGGCTGCTCTTCATGATGCTCCAGGGAAGAGGAACGAAAGTCCTCAATCGCGATGACGAGAGCTTCACAACATTCAGCCGCATCCCATCGGCGCAGACGCTCTCCTTCTCCGTGCGGTCCGACGATGCAGATTGCTCGGCGACGGACATCGTCGAGACAGCCGAGGGCACGCAATCCATGCTGCGCACCAGAGAACGGAGCACGCTCCTGCCGCTTTCGCTCAGACTCCTCGGCGCATTCAATGTTGAGAACGCCCTGTGCGCCATTGCCTGCGCTCATGCCTGCGCTGTATCGGTGGATCACGCCGTGAAAGCACTCAGGAATTTCGCCGGTGTTCCGGGGAGGCTGGAACGAATCGATGCAGGGCAGGATTTCGCGGTGTACGTGGATTTCACCGTCACTCCCGCCGCGTACGAGAAGACCCTTCTGACCCTGCGCGCCACCCTGCAGCCGGGGAACCGACTGCTCGTGCTCACAGGCAGCTGCGGGGACCGCATGCGCGAGAAGCGCCCGATCGTGGGCCGTCTGTGCTCTACGCTCGCCGACATCGTCGTGATCAGCAACGAAGACCCCTACACCGAAGATCCGCAGCAGATCATTGACGAGGTGTGGGCGGGCATCGATCCATCGCACTGCGAGGCGCACAAGATTTTTGACCGGAGGGAAGCCATGGAGTTTCTCTTCCACAAAGCCGGACCCGGCGACGCTGTGATCCTCTGCGCCAAAGGCGCCGACACGACCATGATGACCGCCGGGGGGCAGATCCCGTGGAACGAGCGTGAAATTGCACGGGAGCTTCTGAAGAAGATGTCTGGCGAAACCCTTGGGTAAAACTGCGAGCGGACACGTTGTGCAACTTTTGGTCAGTGTCCCTTCGCCGTTCTTCCAGTATCCTGTAAAAGAGATTGTTGATTTTATACATTATTTCATTTTTGTCAAATGCCGAGGAAACCTGCCCCGTCCGCCGTGACCGCCGGAATTGATGAAGCCGGCAGGGGCGCTCTGGCAGGCCCGGTCGTTGCGGGAGCCTGCATCCTGCCCAAGGATATTCCCCTGCCCCGCTTCATCCGCGACAGCAAGGTACTCACGCCCGACGTGCGCGAAGAAGCCTTCGCATGGATCGCGGCACACTGTGCGTACGGAGCCGGTATTGTGGAGGCAGATTTCATCGATCTCCATGGCATCCTTCCGGCAACCGAGCGGGCGATGCAGCAGGCCGTCGCGGAGCTCGCGCAACGGTGCCGCCCCACGTACCTCCTGGTCGACGGCCGCGACAAATTCTGGTTCGACTATCCGCACACCGCCATCATCGACGGGGATGCGCTGGAACCGTGCATCTCGGCCGCCTCGATCGTGGCGAAGGTCACGCGCGACCGGCTGATGGTCGACCTCGCGAAAGCGTTTCCGCACTACGGATTGGAGGGGCACAAAGGGTACGGAACACCGGAACACTTCACTGCCA is a genomic window of Candidatus Peribacter riflensis containing:
- a CDS encoding Riboflavin biosynthesis protein RibF, giving the protein MKSPASLSLPAFTARVVKGSGRGRIIGSPTLNLSLSDVPRPLECGIYACRVRWNRHTAGAAMHFGPRPVFRAGIACEVHVIGLTIRRAPPRIEVEVVKRLRNIEHFQSVELLQEQIARDIEQTKRLINGGK
- a CDS encoding Ig-like domain-containing protein,putative S-layer protein, whose product is MVPPTLLTKTCTSVFVLSLLLPSMASAAETAAFKDIPSGSPVAEAAEYLRSVDILSGYPDGTFRPDQKVNRAEAIKVIIGPLLKKEALQELISTPFTDIKTGEWYLPYVEAARQNSIVDGPPMRAAFNGTKPVTKMEFIKMLLLAYRIDPSSYSEIRLPLSQDATDPAAWYYPYLRYAITASMTAVTDKGTFDPGRELTRGDTALILYRFLMYRSGKRTQALLSEAESEILVVLSSLEQNNPEQAEYASARALLAARGANAGTPNQPLVQGALKITEAFRAIVRAYRAGLSQQFDETIRLCGDAWNLATRGKELSPGLADLSDQVQALAKNLADSARAAKAGPATP
- a CDS encoding Integrase catalytic subunit: MLRPESRPQREDIEKLLHEAERLQLSGGVQQKLQWFLYALDHDNDPKSVSEEFNISSSTFRRWLKRFDPDDITSLEEKSRRPHTVREPDILPEVVELIRQYRAQYPTMGKERIHEALQREHDIVVSPSSIGRIIQRERFFFADTFSHLKKLNPNPPPASSSTSQPGVSALLLLFCAATAVFLSGTPQASAATTVPLTRWYQGHLLNSDGSAVTTAITIRFSEWKSADFTASDLTATGSINTSATHYVNWQEEHTLTPTSDGSFAVELGSITALPDLATLPPATLQNMYLQVEVKTSGAADSTYDLLDSNTSDTAIDRTSILSLPFARNADLLDQRDTGTASGSIPVLTNGGALSLDGDLTINADNAAADAVLTFGNAILAETLRFSTTNSRFEFSDDVYVEGTLSTSGALVIAPRPGTETGTTLIVDTKGLVYDATNKRVGIGTATPEAALDLTLSSATETGMIIKGAASQTTNLQEWQANDGTVVGSITPHGDLTLTGTNSPGGRFIQIFPWNQHDNNSAKIAIWSSNLNYSTLQGTSLTFNNNNIGSAGVGLGNGSNLSVIDASGNLTTANAGGLAIGAAGTATPFGTPPSNGAIISGNVGIGTTAPETKLEVVGTMSGTKLKITGTGSLSDLTFPSMQLGTSTYSTVRDFMNSFGSTGRKSGGVIADAGSSTVAVTGGTGFIKATDDDDAPLLFFDFPAPANISIPAGSTRYIGVEYNSGSPQVVARTSWNWNLDTEFPLGAVINENVGGIDELYIENNPWWVTDGTTNIIEAIRSLGLIRRDQTTGGLMLSVTGTRNIAVSAGTLWSNLNEFDLAAVDTSAAGTIEYYWYKAGTGWQTSDVSQYSVTQWNDVTQAALQTMENNKYGNVWVYTEVVNDNPSVALLYPQAQYNTAAEAEATNAPSNIPTHITEMGMLIGRIIIKKGVDTPVAVESAFGTTFSASVTTDHGNLAGLTDDDHTQYLLLTGRSGQRVNDSVEFTGTASGRILSFGTRLTGSGNVSIRTLTDSTTAFQVLDADGGNPVFNIDTDNERVGIGTTAPETALEVVGTASGNYIFGQQGLGSSGALAVLGNIYNRADNAKHYFGAGNDASITYDGTNMLINPKEVGTGELRVSGNVNIGSTTTANMAQVAELNVRGTDAGILIDGNNSNNWLKLQYSTGGGHVLFTTPAVEWVYRLNQASLDADFVIGRYAANIVEMRGRYNYNAGVSHSLLLTGGRWNNAPAGNLYLRGGQGLGVGAPGVIKLQSPDGTQDILTTSATDNHLHSPDNIKHLYGTGDDASITYDGTNMVINPKEVGSGYLKIPGTASGNYIFGQQGLGASGAVVIKKLSGTGTGNIFIVDTKGLVYDATNKRVGIGTASPEYTLDVNGGAAVSNLQMGDVGYGAFFPGLTYKGNAAGGYAMFTTNGGAYTVLNKSTADGHIGFRVNNVDKMVVDENGNVGIGTITPENRLEVVGSMSGRTLQVTGTGAAPLIYTDTTTGRVGIGTATPGYVLDVQHATDKINSKNGYLTDGADYAEYFPNEENILEGSLVGINMETGKARRYRFGDEFIGIASDGHGFVGNGKRGIEDNPKYALVGLLGQLTVRPEEVTIRGRLVFTRDGKRIGLLLENGKVLLR
- a CDS encoding ribonuclease HII; protein product: MPRKPAPSAVTAGIDEAGRGALAGPVVAGACILPKDIPLPRFIRDSKVLTPDVREEAFAWIAAHCAYGAGIVEADFIDLHGILPATERAMQQAVAELAQRCRPTYLLVDGRDKFWFDYPHTAIIDGDALEPCISAASIVAKVTRDRLMVDLAKAFPHYGLEGHKGYGTPEHFTAIRTLGPCRIHRCTFLSSIATTALPPAGTAEANTADPLRARATGAQESGCLARAQTPRKSGARRTG
- a CDS encoding UDP-N-acetylmuramoyl-L-alanyl-D-glutamate--2,6-diaminopime late ligase — protein: MKRLLRSLKKAISQRSPVRLVWHHAKAFVAALVYGFPARKLTVIAVTGTDGKTTTVGMTAHILADAGIRAGALSTAFLRIGDHTEWNATQKTSPSPFLIQRFLRRLVSAGCTHAVLEASSHGLVQGRLCFTWPSIAAVTNVTPEHLDYHGTMEQYRRDKGLLFMMLQGRGTKVLNRDDESFTTFSRIPSAQTLSFSVRSDDADCSATDIVETAEGTQSMLRTRERSTLLPLSLRLLGAFNVENALCAIACAHACAVSVDHAVKALRNFAGVPGRLERIDAGQDFAVYVDFTVTPAAYEKTLLTLRATLQPGNRLLVLTGSCGDRMREKRPIVGRLCSTLADIVVISNEDPYTEDPQQIIDEVWAGIDPSHCEAHKIFDRREAMEFLFHKAGPGDAVILCAKGADTTMMTAGGQIPWNEREIARELLKKMSGETLG